One Syntrophales bacterium DNA segment encodes these proteins:
- the rfbF gene encoding glucose-1-phosphate cytidylyltransferase yields the protein MRGKKMPAVVILCGGMGTRLAEQTEVRPKPMVEIGGRPMLWHIMKHYARYGCREFYLALGYKGEYIKRYFLEFHTLNRDFTVNLGDGRIGVLDCANGEDWTVHLVDTGLETMTGGRLKRIAPLLPRGRFFMTYGDGVGDVDLDKLLAFHRTRKGLVTLTAVRPPARFGALDFDGDRIVRFKEKSVVREGWINGGFFVVEPTALDCIERDVMWEHDPMERLAAEGRVYAYRHEGFWQCMDTLRELKYLESLWESGNPPWKTW from the coding sequence ATGAGAGGAAAGAAGATGCCGGCCGTCGTGATCCTCTGCGGCGGGATGGGGACGAGGCTGGCGGAGCAGACGGAGGTTCGGCCGAAGCCGATGGTGGAGATCGGTGGACGGCCCATGCTCTGGCACATCATGAAGCACTATGCCCGGTATGGATGCCGGGAATTCTACCTGGCCCTGGGCTACAAGGGCGAGTACATCAAGCGCTATTTCCTGGAATTCCACACCCTGAACCGCGACTTCACGGTCAATCTAGGAGACGGACGCATCGGCGTGCTGGATTGCGCCAACGGGGAGGACTGGACGGTTCACCTCGTGGACACGGGCCTGGAGACCATGACGGGGGGGCGCCTGAAGCGCATCGCGCCGCTCCTGCCGAGGGGACGGTTCTTCATGACCTACGGGGACGGCGTGGGCGACGTGGACCTGGATAAGCTCCTGGCCTTTCACCGTACCCGAAAGGGGCTCGTGACGCTGACCGCCGTGAGGCCGCCCGCCCGCTTCGGTGCCCTGGACTTCGACGGCGACCGCATCGTCCGATTCAAGGAAAAATCCGTTGTCCGGGAGGGATGGATCAACGGCGGATTCTTCGTCGTCGAACCAACCGCCCTGGACTGTATCGAGCGGGACGTCATGTGGGAGCACGACCCCATGGAGCGGCTCGCCGCGGAAGGCCGGGTGTACGCGTACCGCCATGAGGGCTTCTGGCAGTGCATGGACACGCTGCGTGAACTCAAGTACCTGGAATCCCTCTGGGAAAGCGGAAATCCGCCCTGGAAGACATGGTGA
- a CDS encoding NAD(P)-dependent oxidoreductase, with protein sequence MVNVQQKASERVMRTAAVTGNRRRGGMAAGNPLAEDLDHVLERTRDLWEELRGGRIFITGGTGFFGCWLLESLLWANRELGLKARAVVLTRDPGRFAKKAPHLAGDPAVRLLTGDMGRFRFPRGPFTHLIHAAVYQEPEGGKIRPRRMADEMIRATNRVLDFCMEAGVRKMLLVSTGAVYGPPPAGMDRVPEDFTGSRDPASGEDAYHHVRRIMETLTVLRAEECGFEAKVARCFSFIGPYLPLDGRFAAGDFIRDALAGRTVVVKGDGKAVRSYLYAADLAVWLWTILFRGVSGRPYNVGSERAVTIRQIARAVSRQHAPPLKVTVLGKETRGVAPGRYVPDTSKASSELGLGQEINLHSAIGKTMLWNRITNQQTEK encoded by the coding sequence ATGGTGAACGTGCAGCAGAAGGCATCGGAACGGGTTATGCGGACGGCCGCCGTGACCGGGAATCGCAGGCGAGGCGGGATGGCCGCCGGGAACCCCCTGGCGGAGGATCTGGACCACGTCCTGGAGCGGACCCGGGACCTCTGGGAAGAACTGCGGGGCGGCCGGATCTTCATCACCGGCGGGACGGGATTTTTCGGTTGCTGGCTCCTGGAGAGCCTTCTGTGGGCCAACCGGGAACTGGGGCTGAAGGCGAGGGCCGTGGTCCTGACCCGCGACCCGGGACGATTCGCGAAAAAGGCGCCACACCTGGCGGGAGACCCGGCGGTCCGGCTGCTCACCGGGGACATGGGACGCTTCCGGTTCCCGCGGGGGCCTTTTACCCACCTGATTCATGCCGCCGTTTACCAGGAACCGGAAGGCGGGAAAATCCGGCCCCGGCGGATGGCGGACGAAATGATCCGGGCGACAAACCGTGTCCTCGATTTCTGCATGGAGGCGGGCGTCCGGAAAATGCTCCTCGTGAGCACCGGCGCCGTATACGGGCCGCCGCCCGCGGGAATGGACCGGGTTCCGGAGGATTTTACGGGCTCCAGGGATCCCGCCTCGGGGGAAGATGCCTATCATCATGTACGGCGGATCATGGAGACGCTGACGGTTCTCCGGGCGGAGGAATGCGGTTTCGAGGCCAAGGTTGCCCGCTGCTTTTCCTTTATCGGGCCGTATCTCCCGCTGGACGGACGCTTTGCCGCGGGAGATTTCATCCGGGATGCCCTGGCCGGCCGCACGGTTGTCGTCAAGGGAGACGGAAAGGCCGTCCGGTCCTACCTGTACGCGGCCGATCTTGCCGTCTGGCTGTGGACGATCCTGTTCCGGGGGGTATCCGGCAGGCCGTATAATGTCGGATCCGAGAGGGCGGTCACGATTCGGCAGATTGCCCGGGCGGTCTCCCGGCAACACGCGCCTCCGCTGAAGGTGACGGTCCTGGGGAAAGAAACGCGGGGTGTCGCGCCGGGCCGGTATGTCCCGGACACATCGAAGGCGAGCTCGGAGCTTGGATTGGGGCAGGAGATCAACCTTCACAGCGCCATCGGAAAGACGATGCTGTGGAATCGAATTACAAACCAGCAAACGGAGAAATGA
- a CDS encoding N-acetylneuraminate synthase family protein — protein sequence MAEVRIGNALVGDGHPCYIIAEIGINHNGDIEIAKKLIDLAVVAGCSAVKFQKRTVDVVYSAEELNKPRESPFGDTNGDLKYGLEFEKPEYDVIDRYCREKKIPWFASCWDEGSVDFIDRYDVPCFKIASASLTDDSLLRHYRSKGRPLIISTGMSTLEQVDHAVEVLGKKDLVILHSCSTYPADYSELNLKVIPFFRERYTIPVGYSGHETGLASSVAAFAMGACAVERHITLERAMWGSDHAASLGTSGVIRLVRDIRLVEISMGDGVKRIAEREVPIMKKLRRKG from the coding sequence ATGGCGGAAGTGAGAATCGGAAACGCCCTGGTCGGGGATGGCCATCCCTGCTACATCATCGCGGAGATCGGGATCAACCACAACGGGGATATCGAGATCGCGAAGAAGCTGATCGACCTGGCCGTCGTGGCGGGATGCAGCGCAGTGAAGTTCCAGAAGCGCACCGTGGACGTCGTCTATTCCGCGGAAGAACTCAATAAGCCCCGGGAAAGCCCTTTTGGTGATACCAATGGTGATCTGAAGTACGGCCTGGAGTTCGAGAAGCCCGAATACGATGTCATCGACCGGTACTGCCGGGAAAAGAAGATCCCCTGGTTTGCCTCCTGCTGGGACGAGGGGTCTGTCGATTTCATCGACCGGTACGACGTTCCCTGCTTCAAGATCGCCTCCGCCTCGCTGACGGACGACAGCCTCCTCCGGCATTACCGGAGCAAAGGGCGGCCCCTCATCATCTCCACGGGGATGAGCACCCTGGAGCAGGTCGATCACGCCGTCGAAGTCCTCGGGAAGAAGGACCTCGTCATCCTGCACTCCTGCAGCACCTACCCGGCGGATTATTCGGAGCTGAACCTGAAGGTGATTCCTTTCTTCCGCGAACGGTACACGATTCCCGTCGGCTATTCGGGCCACGAGACGGGCCTTGCCTCGTCCGTGGCGGCATTCGCCATGGGGGCCTGCGCCGTCGAGAGGCACATCACCCTGGAGCGGGCCATGTGGGGATCGGACCATGCCGCGTCTCTTGGAACCAGCGGCGTTATCCGCCTTGTCCGGGACATCCGGCTCGTGGAAATCTCCATGGGCGACGGCGTCAAGCGCATTGCCGAGCGGGAAGTCCCGATCATGAAGAAGCTGAGGCGCAAGGGCTGA
- a CDS encoding HAD hydrolase family protein, whose translation MKPKIKAIALDVDGVLTDGTFCWGPDGAEYKQFSFYDIMGVSLGTRAGLMFALISGESGELIDRFASKMGIADVFKGCKDKAAALRSFAENRGLDLSEVCFMGDDVNDLPALALAGLSAAPSSAHKRVRGVVNLVTIQPGGRGAVRELVDHVLADSSS comes from the coding sequence ATGAAGCCGAAGATCAAGGCCATTGCGCTGGACGTGGACGGGGTGCTGACGGACGGGACTTTCTGCTGGGGTCCCGACGGAGCCGAATACAAGCAGTTTTCCTTCTATGACATCATGGGCGTTTCCCTGGGAACCAGGGCCGGGCTTATGTTTGCACTGATCTCCGGCGAGAGCGGCGAGCTGATCGATCGCTTCGCATCGAAGATGGGCATCGCCGACGTCTTCAAGGGCTGCAAGGACAAGGCGGCTGCCCTGCGCTCCTTCGCGGAGAATCGGGGGCTTGATCTTTCCGAGGTCTGCTTCATGGGCGACGACGTGAACGATTTGCCGGCACTGGCCCTGGCCGGCCTGTCCGCCGCGCCCTCCAGCGCCCATAAGCGTGTCAGGGGAGTGGTGAACCTCGTTACAATCCAGCCTGGAGGCCGGGGGGCGGTCCGGGAGTTGGTCGACCACGTCCTGGCGGACAGCAGCTCATGA
- a CDS encoding thiamine pyrophosphate-binding protein → MKLSDFVFEFLAGAGVRHVFMLPGGGVMHLNDSLGRCPGIRYVGCLHEQACAVAAEAYARVADDLGVALVTTGPGGTNAITGVAAAWQDSTPCLFISGQVKRSDLAGTSGVRQMGVQEIDIVSLVKPITKYAVTVMDPAKIRHHLEKALHLAKSGRPGPVWIDVPLDVQAADVDPGILEGFDPGADARPEGEGEPAEAAARAIDWLNGSERPVVLAGNGIRVAGACADFRNLVGLLGVPVLTTRLGVDLLPANHGLCFGMPGSIAARGSNFTLQNADWLLVLGARLDMALIAYEPKRLARGARKIMVNLDPAEMRKLGGILDLEVCTDAGRFIREMIRQAGCVERRDRSAWLDRCRDWQARYPFVQPKHRENAAGISVYAFSEILAEELTGEHIVLPGNAGVACELFLTAFRVKEGQRVFHNKGTGAMGFGPPAALGAALASSGRHVVCIDGDGGFQMNAQELETIRRLGLPVTFFVMNNQGYSSIRVSQSGYFGRLTGADASSNLTLPDPLKLAGAYGLRAVRISHPGDLKEKIREVLALPGPVVCDVMLIPDEVREPRVASYQKPDGSMASKPLEDMWPFLDREEFRANMIVEPVEE, encoded by the coding sequence ATGAAGCTTTCCGACTTCGTATTCGAGTTTCTTGCCGGCGCCGGTGTGCGCCATGTCTTCATGCTGCCCGGAGGCGGCGTGATGCATCTGAACGACTCCTTGGGGCGCTGCCCCGGCATCCGCTATGTGGGCTGCCTCCACGAACAGGCGTGCGCCGTCGCCGCGGAGGCGTACGCCCGGGTGGCGGACGACCTCGGGGTCGCCCTCGTCACGACCGGCCCGGGGGGGACCAACGCGATCACGGGAGTGGCGGCAGCCTGGCAGGATTCGACGCCCTGCCTCTTCATCTCCGGGCAGGTCAAGCGGTCCGACCTGGCCGGCACCTCGGGCGTTCGGCAGATGGGGGTCCAGGAAATCGACATCGTCTCGCTCGTGAAGCCGATCACGAAATACGCCGTCACCGTCATGGACCCCGCGAAGATCCGCCATCACCTGGAGAAGGCCCTGCACCTCGCCAAAAGCGGCCGTCCGGGCCCCGTCTGGATCGACGTTCCCCTGGACGTGCAGGCCGCGGATGTGGACCCGGGCATCCTCGAAGGATTCGATCCCGGGGCGGACGCCAGACCGGAAGGGGAGGGGGAACCGGCGGAGGCAGCGGCCCGGGCCATCGACTGGTTGAACGGATCCGAGCGGCCCGTGGTCCTTGCCGGCAACGGCATCCGCGTGGCGGGGGCATGTGCCGATTTCCGCAACCTGGTCGGCCTGTTGGGAGTCCCCGTCCTGACCACCCGACTCGGAGTGGACCTGCTTCCGGCAAACCACGGCCTCTGTTTCGGCATGCCCGGGTCCATCGCGGCGCGGGGCTCCAATTTCACGCTGCAGAACGCCGACTGGCTCCTTGTCCTGGGGGCCCGCCTGGACATGGCGCTGATTGCCTACGAGCCGAAGCGCCTGGCCCGGGGGGCGCGAAAAATCATGGTCAACCTCGATCCCGCGGAGATGAGAAAGCTGGGCGGGATCCTTGATCTGGAGGTTTGCACGGATGCGGGACGGTTTATCCGGGAAATGATCCGGCAGGCCGGTTGTGTCGAGCGCCGGGACCGCTCCGCCTGGTTGGACCGCTGCCGGGATTGGCAGGCACGGTACCCCTTTGTCCAGCCGAAGCACCGGGAGAATGCGGCGGGAATCAGTGTCTATGCCTTCTCGGAGATCCTCGCGGAGGAATTGACGGGAGAGCACATCGTTCTGCCCGGGAACGCCGGGGTCGCCTGCGAGCTCTTTCTCACCGCCTTCCGGGTCAAGGAAGGGCAGCGCGTTTTTCACAACAAGGGAACCGGCGCCATGGGCTTTGGTCCCCCCGCCGCCCTCGGGGCCGCCCTAGCCAGTAGCGGGCGGCACGTCGTCTGCATCGACGGGGACGGGGGGTTCCAGATGAACGCACAGGAACTGGAGACGATCCGGCGGCTGGGCCTTCCCGTCACGTTCTTCGTCATGAACAACCAGGGATACTCCTCCATCCGGGTTTCGCAGAGCGGCTATTTCGGGCGGTTGACGGGGGCCGACGCCTCCAGCAACCTGACGCTGCCGGACCCGCTCAAGCTTGCCGGGGCTTACGGACTGAGGGCGGTCCGCATTTCGCATCCGGGGGACCTGAAGGAAAAGATCCGGGAGGTTCTCGCCCTGCCGGGGCCCGTGGTCTGCGACGTCATGCTGATCCCGGACGAGGTCCGGGAGCCGCGGGTGGCGTCGTACCAGAAACCCGACGGCTCCATGGCGTCCAAGCCGCTGGAGGACATGTGGCCTTTCCTCGATCGGGAGGAGTTCCGGGCCAACATGATCGTGGAGCCCGTCGAGGAGTAG
- a CDS encoding radical SAM protein: METAKQKKEIEAARREKLRREKPLVYEKIIRLDERFQAGMATPVVDICYNRACNLKCRHCFTTRFTKKDRSLSPPDMKRFADEAHEIGLCQLVLSGGEPLILKDLEEVIAALQPDKFHLSMSTNGYFLTPEMARNLKTWGLDKVKISIDDFDERMHNDNRRNDNAYEKAMAALFNARDAGLSVVIQTCITHENCRTDRTIQMAKFAQENGFVVDVMIAHAVGEWEGRHDMLIDEADAAYMREVHRQYPSLHRDTFPTYGIDRGCGSVQSNLHLTQYGDILPCGFIHISLGSIFEESLAAILERGMSIRHFKEYNPLCLSGEDRYFIEKYMAKFYGKPLPVHWTEVFGEEDFVR, translated from the coding sequence ATGGAAACCGCGAAGCAGAAGAAGGAGATCGAGGCCGCCCGGAGGGAGAAACTCCGGAGGGAAAAGCCTCTGGTCTATGAGAAAATCATCCGGCTCGACGAACGCTTCCAGGCTGGAATGGCAACGCCGGTGGTGGACATCTGCTACAACCGGGCCTGCAACCTGAAGTGCCGCCATTGCTTCACTACCCGCTTCACGAAGAAGGACCGCTCCCTCTCCCCCCCGGACATGAAGCGCTTCGCCGACGAGGCCCACGAGATCGGACTGTGCCAGCTCGTCCTCTCCGGCGGAGAGCCCCTGATCCTGAAGGACCTGGAAGAAGTCATCGCGGCGCTGCAACCAGACAAGTTCCATTTATCCATGAGCACGAACGGGTATTTCTTGACGCCGGAGATGGCAAGAAACCTCAAAACCTGGGGACTCGACAAGGTCAAGATCAGCATCGACGACTTCGACGAACGGATGCACAACGACAATCGCCGGAACGACAACGCATACGAGAAGGCCATGGCCGCCCTGTTCAACGCGAGAGACGCGGGTCTCAGCGTCGTCATCCAGACGTGCATCACCCATGAAAACTGCCGGACCGACCGGACCATCCAGATGGCAAAATTCGCCCAGGAGAACGGGTTTGTGGTGGACGTCATGATCGCCCACGCCGTCGGTGAATGGGAGGGCAGGCACGACATGCTGATCGACGAGGCGGACGCCGCTTACATGCGCGAGGTTCACAGGCAGTACCCGTCCCTGCACCGCGACACGTTTCCGACCTACGGCATCGACCGGGGCTGCGGGAGCGTCCAGTCCAACCTGCACCTCACCCAGTACGGCGACATCCTCCCGTGCGGCTTCATCCACATTTCCCTCGGCAGCATTTTCGAGGAGAGCCTCGCCGCCATTCTGGAGAGGGGGATGAGCATCCGGCACTTCAAAGAGTACAATCCGCTCTGCCTCTCCGGGGAGGACCGGTATTTCATCGAAAAATACATGGCGAAATTCTACGGAAAACCGCTTCCCGTCCACTGGACCGAGGTCTTCGGGGAGGAGGACTTTGTCCGATGA
- a CDS encoding radical SAM/SPASM domain-containing protein: MSEFTIISHDRQPLRDRLPLKKPLSLFVEPTNLCNFRCTPCVHGSENTRNDLKPLRNMEMDLYRKLIRELADWEGPPLKLLRLAMLGEPFVNTEFCEMVRLAREAHVAERVDTFSNGSLLTEEISEKLIDCGLDIIRFSIYASENGRHREVTRSNCTVETIRDNIRRLRELRDARGARKPYIFVKMFDTYGPENDTFFGMYRDIADEVGLEKVHNATRYSGNDLVRMYYHDSEKEKQAKREYAEGLNRGRIACSRPFMAMVINNIGDCLMCTHDPAKGTKIGSARESTLHELWNGENMFQFRKMLLEGRKHENRICARCDWFKLFPEEDSVDGFPVERLRP; the protein is encoded by the coding sequence ATGAGCGAGTTCACCATCATTTCCCATGACCGGCAACCGCTCCGCGACCGCCTCCCGCTCAAGAAGCCCCTCTCCCTGTTCGTCGAGCCGACGAACCTGTGCAACTTCCGCTGCACCCCCTGCGTGCACGGCAGCGAGAACACGCGCAACGACCTGAAACCGCTCCGGAACATGGAGATGGACCTGTACCGGAAGCTCATCCGCGAACTTGCGGATTGGGAAGGGCCGCCGCTGAAGTTGCTCCGGCTGGCCATGCTGGGCGAGCCTTTCGTGAATACGGAATTTTGCGAAATGGTACGCCTTGCCAGGGAGGCCCATGTCGCCGAGCGGGTGGACACGTTTTCCAACGGCTCCCTGCTGACGGAGGAGATCTCGGAGAAGCTGATCGACTGCGGGCTGGACATCATCCGCTTCTCCATTTACGCGTCGGAAAACGGGCGCCATCGGGAGGTGACCCGGTCGAATTGCACCGTGGAGACCATCCGGGATAACATCCGGCGGTTGCGGGAGCTGCGCGACGCCCGGGGAGCCCGAAAACCGTACATCTTTGTGAAAATGTTCGACACGTACGGACCGGAGAACGACACGTTCTTCGGGATGTACCGCGACATCGCCGACGAGGTCGGGCTGGAGAAAGTCCACAACGCCACCCGGTACAGCGGGAACGACTTGGTCAGGATGTACTACCACGACAGCGAAAAGGAGAAGCAGGCGAAGCGTGAATATGCGGAAGGGCTGAACAGGGGGCGCATCGCCTGCTCACGCCCCTTCATGGCCATGGTGATCAACAACATCGGCGACTGCCTCATGTGCACCCACGATCCCGCAAAGGGGACGAAGATCGGCAGCGCCCGCGAAAGCACCCTCCACGAGTTGTGGAACGGCGAAAACATGTTTCAGTTCCGCAAGATGCTCCTGGAGGGCCGAAAACATGAGAACCGGATCTGCGCCCGCTGCGACTGGTTCAAGCTGTTCCCGGAAGAGGACAGCGTGGACGGATTCCCCGTGGAGAGACTGCGACCGTGA
- a CDS encoding radical SAM/SPASM domain-containing protein — protein MIRYTSLKNTDRQNLREVMPLQKPFTVLIEPSSLCNFKCIQCFQSIKAESYFTRTRGNMPMARFRRVMEQLKAWPGPKLKVLKLSLYGEPLVNRDFCEMLRMAREADVAERMETTTNASLLTREIAEKWVEHQMDYARVSIYASEQGRHKAITGSSLDIRTIHENLRVLQEIKRREGSERPFVSCKMLDAYGDENERFFEMYRDVADEVYLDKPHCWIKVEGADFIRDYYREDAQTVLVDLRRNRTRRVACPMAFTTMAIRSNGDVSPCCVDFIGGTNLGRVDDHSLQEIWHSEPWYEFQKMQLMGRKQENESCARCDFYLSDHYTLDNIDGFDVGKLLGAGECKTGGGS, from the coding sequence GTGATCCGGTACACCAGCCTGAAAAACACGGACCGGCAGAACCTCAGGGAGGTCATGCCGCTGCAAAAGCCCTTCACGGTGCTCATCGAGCCGTCGAGCCTGTGCAACTTCAAGTGCATCCAGTGCTTTCAGAGCATCAAGGCGGAATCCTACTTCACCCGCACCCGGGGGAACATGCCGATGGCGCGCTTCCGGCGGGTCATGGAGCAGCTCAAGGCCTGGCCGGGGCCGAAGCTGAAGGTGCTCAAGCTGAGCCTTTACGGCGAGCCGCTCGTCAACCGGGATTTCTGCGAGATGCTGCGAATGGCCAGGGAAGCGGACGTTGCGGAGAGGATGGAGACCACCACCAACGCCTCCCTCCTGACCCGGGAGATCGCCGAAAAATGGGTGGAGCACCAGATGGACTATGCGCGAGTGTCCATCTACGCCTCCGAGCAGGGGAGACACAAGGCCATCACCGGTTCGAGCCTGGACATCCGCACCATCCACGAAAACCTGAGGGTTCTCCAGGAAATCAAACGGCGCGAGGGATCGGAGCGGCCCTTTGTGAGCTGCAAGATGCTGGACGCCTACGGCGACGAGAACGAACGGTTCTTCGAGATGTACCGGGACGTGGCCGACGAGGTGTACCTGGACAAGCCGCACTGCTGGATCAAGGTGGAGGGAGCCGACTTCATCCGGGACTACTACCGCGAGGACGCACAGACCGTCCTGGTGGACCTCCGGAGGAACCGGACCCGGCGGGTCGCCTGTCCCATGGCGTTCACGACGATGGCAATCCGAAGCAACGGAGATGTCTCCCCCTGCTGCGTGGATTTCATCGGCGGCACGAACCTGGGCCGTGTGGACGACCATAGCCTGCAGGAGATCTGGCATTCCGAGCCCTGGTACGAGTTCCAGAAGATGCAGCTCATGGGCCGCAAACAGGAGAACGAATCCTGCGCCCGCTGCGATTTTTACCTCAGCGATCACTACACCCTGGACAACATCGACGGCTTCGACGTGGGAAAGCTGCTGGGGGCGGGGGAGTGCAAGACGGGAGGTGGTTCGTGA
- a CDS encoding FkbM family methyltransferase → MDQIRDVRHAEKDIFDTIRASGDPVVLWGAGEIAWCVWTYLRQNGIDPVCFCDNDPAKQGTKHLGLPVYGYDGLKERFAREGRRYHIVVATGIQYRAPIFAQLAAAGERNPIWYIKGFEVCGEKIDYPYVREHAEQFEEAYASLADDVSRNVFVHVLIAKLSGDFDLYRRIMSPCEYFDEDVIRLAEDEVYLDVGAYRGRAIIEFARRTRGTYDGIIAFEPDKRTLDMLRRTVEEHGIRKVELHNKGAWDRHAFLSFHDGREGGSRILEPSAVEIPANSIEVDAIDNVLDGRRATYISMDIEGAEHNAILGAERTIRTWRPKMAVSVYHKREDLFDLLLLIKSFDPQYRFHMRHYTENQTETVLYAV, encoded by the coding sequence ATGGACCAGATTCGGGACGTCCGGCACGCCGAGAAGGACATCTTCGACACAATCAGGGCCTCGGGTGATCCGGTTGTGCTCTGGGGGGCCGGCGAGATCGCCTGGTGTGTCTGGACCTATCTGCGCCAGAACGGGATCGATCCGGTGTGTTTCTGTGACAATGATCCGGCCAAGCAGGGAACGAAGCATCTCGGGCTCCCCGTGTACGGTTACGACGGACTGAAGGAGCGCTTTGCACGGGAGGGTCGCCGCTACCACATTGTGGTGGCGACGGGCATTCAGTACCGGGCCCCGATCTTCGCGCAGCTGGCCGCTGCCGGGGAGAGGAACCCCATCTGGTACATCAAGGGCTTCGAGGTCTGCGGGGAAAAGATTGATTATCCTTATGTCCGGGAGCACGCGGAGCAGTTCGAAGAGGCGTACGCATCCCTGGCGGACGACGTATCGCGGAATGTGTTCGTGCACGTCCTCATCGCCAAACTGTCCGGCGACTTCGACCTCTATCGGAGGATCATGTCCCCGTGCGAGTATTTTGACGAGGACGTGATTCGCCTGGCCGAAGACGAGGTGTACCTGGACGTCGGCGCATACCGGGGCAGGGCGATCATTGAATTCGCGAGGCGGACAAGGGGAACATACGACGGGATCATCGCGTTCGAGCCGGACAAAAGGACGCTGGACATGCTCCGGAGAACCGTCGAGGAGCACGGCATCCGGAAGGTGGAACTGCACAACAAGGGGGCCTGGGACAGGCATGCGTTCCTGAGTTTCCACGATGGGCGTGAGGGAGGATCGCGCATCCTGGAGCCTTCCGCCGTTGAAATCCCGGCAAACTCCATCGAGGTGGACGCCATCGACAACGTGCTCGACGGCCGCCGGGCGACCTACATTTCCATGGATATCGAGGGGGCGGAGCACAACGCCATTCTGGGCGCCGAGCGGACCATCCGGACGTGGAGACCCAAAATGGCGGTTTCCGTCTATCACAAGCGGGAGGACCTCTTCGACCTCCTGCTCCTGATCAAGTCCTTCGACCCGCAGTACCGGTTTCACATGAGGCACTACACGGAAAACCAGACCGAAACGGTGCTGTATGCGGTGTAG
- a CDS encoding class I SAM-dependent methyltransferase, giving the protein MIKNEPMRPCPVCGNGVGAERLHTQEFILPENHPLPAAYDVVACGRCGFVYADTPAGQAAYDRYYADMSRYDMNYTCPESSLYADRAAWIDSFIGNRADSVIDIGCGNGLLLLELRKRGLSDLTGLDPSEACISALREKGIPGIAGSIFSVSTDRTFDCAVLSGVLEHICDVGGVMETAKRLLKHGGRLFVCVPDASRYRFFDAVPFDYFNIEHINHFEETSLFNLGLQHGFHVNAFLKTTITLARTTQPMIFCAYENTGQPAGDMLAYARNAVVQYIVQTKKMAGVNRVLDELEETGEEVIVWGAGNYTSRLLAGSSLGRCNIVLIVDNDPHKQGTRIGGRTVHSPRAIRDEGKDCTILIAAAVFGDEIAAEIRNMGLQNKIIFLGNSGERSA; this is encoded by the coding sequence ATGATCAAGAACGAGCCGATGAGGCCCTGTCCCGTATGCGGGAACGGGGTCGGCGCCGAGCGCCTCCACACGCAGGAATTCATTCTGCCGGAGAACCACCCCCTGCCCGCGGCGTATGACGTCGTCGCCTGTGGCCGGTGCGGGTTCGTGTATGCGGACACGCCCGCCGGACAGGCTGCCTATGACCGGTACTATGCGGACATGTCGCGATACGACATGAATTATACCTGCCCCGAGAGCTCCCTCTACGCCGACCGGGCCGCGTGGATCGATTCGTTCATCGGCAACCGGGCGGACAGCGTCATCGACATCGGCTGCGGAAATGGCCTGCTGCTTCTGGAACTGCGGAAACGCGGGCTGTCGGATCTGACGGGCCTGGATCCGTCCGAGGCATGCATCTCGGCGCTCCGGGAAAAGGGCATCCCGGGGATCGCCGGCAGCATCTTCTCCGTTTCCACGGACAGGACGTTCGACTGCGCCGTGCTTTCCGGGGTGCTGGAGCACATCTGCGACGTCGGCGGCGTCATGGAGACGGCCAAGAGGCTTCTGAAGCACGGCGGCCGGCTGTTTGTCTGCGTTCCCGACGCCTCGCGGTACCGGTTTTTCGATGCTGTTCCCTTCGATTACTTCAACATAGAGCACATCAATCACTTCGAGGAGACGTCGCTGTTCAACCTCGGACTTCAGCACGGCTTTCATGTGAACGCATTTCTCAAGACGACCATCACGCTGGCCCGGACGACGCAGCCGATGATCTTCTGCGCATATGAGAACACGGGGCAACCCGCCGGTGATATGCTTGCATATGCGCGAAATGCCGTCGTTCAGTATATCGTGCAGACGAAGAAAATGGCGGGTGTCAATCGGGTTCTTGACGAACTGGAGGAAACGGGAGAAGAAGTGATCGTCTGGGGGGCGGGGAATTACACGAGCCGTCTCCTGGCCGGATCGAGTCTGGGCCGATGCAACATCGTCCTGATCGTGGACAACGATCCGCACAAGCAGGGCACACGGATTGGAGGAAGAACGGTCCATTCCCCCCGGGCAATCCGCGACGAGGGGAAGGACTGTACCATTCTGATCGCTGCGGCGGTTTTCGGCGACGAGATCGCGGCGGAGATCCGGAATATGGGATTGCAGAACAAAATCATATTCTTGGGCAATTCAGGAGAACGTTCCGCATGA